In Trifolium pratense cultivar HEN17-A07 linkage group LG7, ARS_RC_1.1, whole genome shotgun sequence, a genomic segment contains:
- the LOC123897978 gene encoding 3-ketoacyl-CoA synthase 12-like, which translates to MEFLTLLCAFTIMHLCYLIWKVYDQRRDQQCYILNYQCYKPGDERKLGSERCGKIIGNNDDIGLNECKFFLKAIVNSGIGEETYAPRNFVEGRATNPTLQDGIEEMEEFCHESIAKLLNKSGISPSEIDVLVVNVSLFSAVPSLTSRIINHYKMREDIKAYNLAGMGCSASLISLDIIQNIFKSQKNKYALLLTSESLSPNWYSGNNRSMILANCLFRIGGCAILLTNKRSLKHKAILKLKHLVRTHHGARDDAHNCCSQKEDEQGKLGFFLAKDLPKAATRAFVDNLRVLSPKILPARELFRFLFMSVIKKVSKFHVPKSAAGGVGGTSNKSPLNFKTGVDHFCLHTGGKAVIDGIGMSLDLNEYDLEPARMSLHRFGNTSASSLWYVLGYMEAKKRLKKGERVLMISLGAGFKCNSCLWEVMRDADDRNVWDDCIDYYPPHSLANPFMEKYGWINNLEDASTFKHKLAQFLQN; encoded by the coding sequence aTGGAGTTTCTCACTTTACTTTGTGCTTTTACAATAATGCACTTGTGCTACCTGATCTGGAAAGTTTATGATCAGAGAAGGGACCAACAGTGTTACATATTAAACTACCAATGTTACAAACCAGGTGATGAAAGAAAGCTTGGAAGCGAACGTTGTGGAAAGATCATAGGAAATAATGATGATATTGGTCTGAATGAGTGCAAGTTCTTCCTTAAAGCCATTGTCAACTCAGGCATTGGTGAGGAAACTTATGCTCCAAGAAACTTCGTCGAAGGCCGAGCCACAAACCCAACATTGCAAGACGGAATCGAAGAGATGGAAGAGTTTTGTCATGAAAGCATTGCGAAACTTCTAAACAAATCAGGCATTTCACCATCGGAGATCGATGTTCTTGTGGTAAATGTATCTTTGTTTTCTGCTGTCCCTTCTTTAACTTCTAGAATCATTAACCATTACAAAATGAGAGAGGACATAAAAGCTTATAACCTAGCTGGTATGGGTTGTAGTGCTAGTCTTATTTCATTAGACATTATTCAAAACATTTTCAAGTCACAAAAGAACAAGTATGCTCTTTTGTTGACATCAGAATCTTTGAGTCCAAATTGGTATTCAGGCAACAACAGGTCAATGATCCTTGCAAATTGTCTTTTCCGCATTGGCGGATGTGCAATTCTTCTCACAAATAAAAGATCCTTAAAGCATAAAGCTATACTAAAATTGAAGCATTTAGTTAGGACTCATCACGGTGCCAGAGATGACGCACATAACTGTTGTAGTCAAAAAGAAGACGAACAAGGTAAGCTCGGTTTTTTCCTAGCTAAAGATCTTCCAAAAGCCGCTACAAGAGCTTTCGTCGATAATTTAAGAGTGTTATCGCCTAAAATTTTACCAGCAAGGGAATTATTTAGGTTTCTATTCATGTCAGTCATAAAAAAAGTGTCAAAATTTCATGTCCCTAAGTCAGCTGCAGGTGGTGTTGGTGGTACAAGTAACAAATCACCATTGAATTTCAAAACCGGCGTTGATCATTTTTGCCTTCACACTGGAGGAAAAGCTGTGATCGATGGAATAGGTATGAGTTTAGATCTGAATGAGTATGATCTTGAGCCAGCAAGAATGTCCTTGCATAGATTTGGTAACACATCAGCAAGTAGTTTATGGTATGTGTTAGGATATATGGAAGCTAAGAAGAGGTTGAAGAAAGGTGAGAGAGTATTGATGATAAGTTTAGGTGCTGGCTTTAAATGCAACAGTTGTTTGTGGGAAGTAATGAGAGATGCTGATGATAGAAATGTGTGGGACGATTGCATTGATTACTATCCACCACACTCCTTAGCCAACCCATTCATGGAGAAGTACGGTTGGATTAACAATCTTGAAGATGCAAGCACTTTCAAACACAAGCTTGCTCAGTTTCTTCAAaactga
- the LOC123893581 gene encoding exocyst complex component EXO70H1-like, whose translation MSKPRNFFFFKPSPPPQSSSPFPPSSPPNKTFSDAIIDENIETAHTLITKWNSISTTSNHSQYPYLFTNTEESKHYLKAVKSLQSAMQYLVAKDSTSKKLIEAQSLMQLAMKNLESEFYRILGENRDRFNSESVSVLSSSSTDRRSSFSDDEYSDEESSSLSAQSVSMTAVPDLKAIAECMIFTGYSKECAKIYVIVRKSIVDEALYNLGVEKLSFSQVQKMDWEVLEWKIKTWLNAVKVAVNTLFHGERTLCDYIFESREKKIADSCFSEICKDGAMMLFSFPENVAKCKKTPEKMFRTLDLYEAISENWHQIESIFSSESNYTIRSQVIASQVRLGETVINMLTDFESAIQKESSKVPVPGGGVHPLTRYVMNYIALLSDYSDAIADIVSDWPQSPLPESYYKNPSHDENNPPSEIAKRLSWLILVVLCKLDGKAELYKDVALSYLFLANNMQYVVVKVRKSNLGFILGEDWLLKHEMKVKEYVTKYERMAWSKVLSSIPENPTAENASGIFQNFNVVFEEAFRAQYLWVVPDPKMREEIGAWLDLNVVYKYREFYVKYRVGLNSVIRYSPEDLRNYLSEILCGSVSSHSPDR comes from the coding sequence atgtcaaaacctagaaacttctttttcttcaaaccATCACCACCACCCCAATCATCATCACCATTTCCACCTTCCTCACCTCCCAACAAAACCTTCTCCGACGCAATCATCGACGAAAACATCGAAACCGCGCACACTCTCATAACAAAATGGAACTCTATTTCCACAACTTCAAACCATTCTCAATATCCCTATCTTTTCACCAACACTGAAGAATCCAAACACTATCTTAAAGCCGTTAAGAGTCTACAATCTGCTATGCAGTACCTCGTTGCAAAGGATTCCACCTCCAAGAAACTCATTGAAGCACAATCGTTAATGCAACTCGCCATGAAGAATCTTGAATCAGAATTTTATCGAATTTTAGGAGAAAACAGAGACCGGTTCAACTCTGAATCGGTCTCTGTTCTCTCTAGCTCCTCCACTGATCGTCGGAGTAGTTTCTCCGACGATGAATACTCTGACGAAGAATCGTCATCGCTCTCTGCTCAATCGGTATCTATGACTGCTGTACCTGATTTAAAAGCGATTGCAGAATGCATGATTTTCACCGGTTATAGCAAAGAGTGTGCTAAGATTTATGTAATTGTGAGAAAATCGATTGTGGATGAAGCACTTTACAATCTCGGTGTTGAGAAACTGAGTTTCTCTCAGGTTCAGAAAATGGATTGGGAAGTTCTTGAATGGAAGATTAAGACCTGGCTGAACGCCGTTAAAGTCGCTGTCAATACTCTGTTTCACGGCGAGAGAACACTCTGCGATTACATTTTTGAATCACGGGAGAAGAAAATTGCCGATTCATGTTTCAGCGAGATTTGCAAAGACGGTGCTATGATGCTGTTTTCTTTCCCAGAAAACGTCGCAAAATGCAAGAAAACGCCGGAGAAAATGTTCAGAACGTTGGATTTATACGAAGCGATTTCCGAAAATTGGCATCAAATTGAATCGATCTTTTCATCGGAATCAAATTACACGATCCGTTCTCAGGTGATTGCATCACAAGTGAGACTCGGTGAGACCGTTATAAATATGCTAACCGATTTCGAATCGGCGATTCAGAAAGAATCTTCGAAGGTTCCGGTACCAGGCGGAGGAGTTCATCCTCTAACACGCTACGTCATGAATTACATTGCACTTCTCTCCGATTACAGCGATGCAATCGCCGATATAGTTTCCGATTGGCCACAATCACCGTTACCGGAATCTTACTACAAAAATCCATCTCACGACGAGAATAATCCACCGTCGGAGATAGCAAAACGGTTATCGTGGCTAATTCTCGTTGTTCTTTGTAAACTCGACGGAAAAGCTGAACTATACAAAGACGTTGCACTTTCGTATCTTTTTCTTGCGAATAACATGCAATACGTCGTCGTAAAAGTGCGTAAATCGAATCTAGGGTTTATTCTTGGTGAGGATTGGTTACTGAAACACGAAATGAAGGTGAAAGAGTATGTTACGAAATACGAACGCATGGCGTGGAGTAAGGTACTGTCGTCGATTCCGGAGAATCCAACGGCGGAGAATGCGAGTGGAATCTTCCAGAATTTCAACGTGGTGTTTGAAGAAGCGTTTAGAGCACAGTATTTGTGGGTTGTACCCGACCCGAAAATGCGAGAGGAAATTGGAGCGTGGTTAGATTTGAATGTTGTTTACAAGTACAGGGAGTTCTATGTGAAATATCGGGTCGGGTTGAATTCGGTTATAAGATATTCGCCCGAAGATTTGAGGAATTATCTGTCGGAGATTTTGTGTGGTAGCGTTTCGTCGCATTCGCCGGATCGGTGA